Proteins encoded within one genomic window of Aurantiacibacter spongiae:
- the traA gene encoding Ti-type conjugative transfer relaxase TraA, protein MAIFHFSAKVIGRSSGRSAVAAAAYRAGEQLHDERIDRTHDFTNKAGVLHCEVMLPKGAPKAFADRATLWNAVEAAEKRKDAQLSREVEFALPRELSKKDNIRLAREFVKAEFVEKGMIADLNVHWDIGEDGRVKPHAHVMLTMREVTKNGFGAKVRDWNKTVRLEQWRERWADHVNRALAERDIDARIDHRSLEAQGIALEPQDKIGPAASRISGRGLEAERIEEHRAIAQRNGERIIANPSLALDAITHQQATFTKRDLAAFVHRHSDGKEQFDAAYSAVRSSTNLIALGEDGRGRDRFTSRAMIETEKRLHRAADAMAQRDRHSVNDVQRNAAFAKASKRSLVLSGEQKSALEHVTNSKGLAVVVGYAGTGKSAMFGVAREAWEGAGYTVRGAALSGIAAEGLENGSGIASRTIASLEYQWGKGSEQLTAKDVLVIDEAGMVGTRQMERVLTHVAKAGSKVVLVGDQQQLQAIEAGAAFRAIHERHGGVEISEVRRQLSAWQQDTTRHLATGRTGEAIHRYEERGMVHAADTREAARTELIGRWNQERQSSPDDSRIILTHTNDEVRELNQMARGKMRAAGALGTDATIKAARGERQFASGDRIIFLRNERGLGVKNGTLGTVAKASAQHMAVRTDDGREVAFDTKDYAHIDYGYAATIHKAQGMTVDRAYLLATPGMDSHSAYVAMSRHRDGMALHYGRDDFANQSKLVRTLSRERGKDMAGDYKPEQAFAELRGITFRERIVEMVRQLPEKAKSIFGNFRPQARQLEPLPIQTNTQNDQRRAVERYARALGDIGTMQTQGLPVLPHQKDALEKAGKALEAIRPHAATDLAKALDRRPELIAEAVGGRSQEAMRAMQQEAAVRTDPALRSERFVSDWQGLSTERKQLQQQGDRAGAARVSAKLTELAKGLERDPQVEGLLRGKTHELGIDPKPERSIANELTATLTRERTRAFDMGI, encoded by the coding sequence ATGGCAATCTTTCACTTCAGCGCAAAGGTCATCGGAAGGTCGAGCGGACGCAGTGCCGTAGCGGCGGCGGCCTATCGTGCAGGCGAACAGCTGCACGATGAGCGGATCGACAGAACCCATGATTTCACCAACAAGGCGGGCGTCCTTCATTGCGAAGTGATGCTGCCCAAAGGCGCGCCTAAAGCCTTCGCTGACCGCGCAACTTTGTGGAATGCGGTCGAGGCCGCCGAGAAGCGCAAGGATGCCCAGCTTTCCCGCGAGGTCGAGTTCGCATTGCCCCGCGAACTTTCGAAGAAAGACAATATCAGGCTGGCGCGCGAGTTCGTCAAAGCCGAGTTCGTCGAGAAAGGCATGATCGCCGATCTTAATGTCCATTGGGATATTGGCGAAGACGGCAGGGTCAAGCCGCACGCGCATGTCATGCTCACGATGCGCGAGGTCACCAAGAACGGCTTCGGCGCAAAGGTCCGCGACTGGAACAAGACCGTGCGGCTCGAGCAATGGCGCGAACGCTGGGCCGATCATGTCAACCGCGCGCTGGCGGAACGCGACATCGATGCGCGGATCGATCACCGCAGCCTGGAAGCGCAGGGCATTGCGCTGGAACCGCAGGACAAGATCGGTCCTGCAGCTTCGCGCATTAGCGGGCGCGGGCTCGAAGCCGAGCGGATCGAGGAGCACCGCGCCATCGCCCAGCGCAATGGCGAGCGAATAATCGCCAATCCAAGTCTGGCGCTCGATGCGATTACGCACCAGCAAGCTACCTTCACCAAGCGAGACCTTGCTGCGTTTGTTCACCGGCATAGCGACGGGAAGGAGCAGTTCGATGCTGCCTACAGTGCGGTGCGCAGTTCGACCAACCTGATTGCGCTGGGCGAGGACGGACGCGGGCGGGATCGGTTCACTTCGCGGGCGATGATCGAGACCGAAAAGCGCCTGCACCGCGCCGCCGACGCTATGGCGCAGCGCGATCGTCACTCGGTCAACGACGTTCAGAGGAACGCCGCCTTCGCGAAGGCGTCAAAGCGCAGTCTGGTCCTTTCCGGCGAACAGAAATCTGCCTTGGAGCACGTCACCAACAGCAAGGGCCTTGCGGTTGTCGTCGGCTACGCAGGAACGGGCAAAAGCGCGATGTTTGGCGTGGCCCGCGAGGCTTGGGAAGGCGCGGGCTACACTGTGCGCGGCGCAGCGCTCTCTGGCATTGCCGCCGAGGGCCTGGAAAACGGCTCGGGCATCGCGTCGCGCACAATTGCCAGCCTTGAGTATCAATGGGGCAAGGGAAGCGAGCAGCTGACTGCCAAGGATGTGCTCGTCATTGACGAAGCGGGCATGGTCGGCACACGCCAGATGGAGCGCGTGCTCACCCATGTCGCCAAGGCCGGGTCGAAGGTGGTTCTGGTTGGCGATCAGCAGCAGCTTCAAGCCATCGAAGCCGGTGCAGCCTTCCGGGCGATCCACGAACGCCATGGCGGGGTCGAGATCAGCGAAGTTCGCCGCCAACTTTCGGCTTGGCAGCAGGATACGACCAGGCACCTCGCCACGGGCCGAACGGGCGAAGCGATCCACAGGTACGAGGAACGCGGAATGGTCCATGCCGCCGACACGCGTGAAGCTGCGCGGACAGAGCTGATCGGCCGATGGAATCAGGAACGGCAGAGCAGCCCCGACGACAGCCGTATCATCCTCACCCACACCAATGATGAGGTGCGCGAGCTGAACCAGATGGCACGCGGGAAGATGCGCGCGGCTGGTGCGCTGGGTACCGATGCCACGATCAAGGCGGCTCGCGGCGAACGCCAGTTCGCATCGGGCGACCGCATCATCTTCCTGCGCAACGAACGCGGGCTTGGAGTGAAGAACGGAACGCTCGGCACGGTGGCGAAAGCCAGCGCGCAGCACATGGCGGTGCGCACCGACGATGGCCGCGAGGTCGCCTTCGACACCAAGGACTATGCCCATATCGATTATGGCTACGCCGCCACGATCCACAAGGCGCAGGGCATGACAGTGGATCGTGCCTATTTGCTCGCCACACCGGGCATGGACAGCCATTCCGCCTATGTCGCCATGTCGCGCCACCGCGACGGGATGGCGCTGCATTATGGCCGCGATGACTTCGCCAATCAGTCCAAGTTGGTTCGCACACTGAGCCGCGAACGCGGGAAGGACATGGCGGGCGACTACAAACCCGAACAGGCCTTCGCCGAACTGCGCGGCATCACCTTTCGCGAGCGGATCGTGGAGATGGTTCGGCAGCTGCCGGAGAAGGCCAAATCCATCTTTGGAAACTTCCGTCCGCAGGCACGTCAGCTCGAACCGCTTCCGATCCAAACTAACACGCAAAACGACCAGCGCCGCGCGGTCGAACGCTATGCCCGCGCGCTTGGCGATATCGGCACAATGCAGACCCAGGGCTTGCCTGTCCTGCCACACCAAAAGGACGCGCTGGAGAAGGCTGGAAAGGCACTCGAAGCAATCCGCCCACATGCGGCCACCGATCTCGCCAAGGCGCTGGATCGACGTCCTGAGCTGATTGCAGAGGCCGTTGGCGGGCGCAGCCAGGAAGCCATGCGCGCCATGCAGCAAGAGGCCGCCGTTCGCACCGATCCGGCTTTGCGATCCGAGCGCTTTGTCAGCGACTGGCAGGGGTTGAGCACGGAGCGCAAACAGCTTCAGCAGCAAGGCGACCGCGCGGGCGCTGCCCGCGTCTCAGCCAAGCTGACCGAGCTGGCAAAAGGGCTTGAACGCGATCCGCAGGTCGAAGGCCTGTTGCGCGGCAAGACCCACGAACTCGGCATCGATCCGAAGCCCGAACGCAGCATCGCCAATGAACTCACCGCAACCCTCACACGCGAGCGCACCCGCGCTTTCGACATGGGCATATAG
- a CDS encoding conjugal transfer protein TraD: MRKPRDFDSELKALADKAKQLKERRVRDLGALVTATGADALDADVLAGALLDAAANTDKAIGEGWRKRGAAFFQGKQRKTSSGPREEPEGTLPLGGGAASA; the protein is encoded by the coding sequence ATGCGCAAACCCCGCGATTTTGATTCGGAACTGAAGGCACTGGCCGACAAGGCAAAGCAGCTGAAGGAACGCCGCGTGCGCGACCTTGGAGCGCTGGTCACGGCAACGGGAGCCGACGCGCTCGATGCCGATGTCCTGGCTGGCGCGCTGCTCGATGCGGCTGCCAACACCGACAAGGCAATCGGGGAGGGCTGGCGCAAGCGCGGCGCAGCCTTCTTTCAGGGCAAACAGCGCAAGACTTCGAGCGGACCTCGCGAAGAGCCGGAAGGCACTCTCCCGCTCGGCGGCGGCGCGGCATCGGCTTGA
- a CDS encoding conjugal transfer protein TraD, with product MRDWQVKRRERTRQLIELGGLVAKADLVDLTDDDRAALYGAFLTVAAKLRGPDGAQALVLFRRKGKRAFEAEK from the coding sequence ATGCGCGATTGGCAGGTGAAACGACGCGAGCGGACCCGACAACTGATCGAGCTGGGCGGCCTGGTTGCGAAGGCCGATCTGGTCGATCTGACCGATGATGATCGCGCCGCGCTTTACGGCGCGTTCCTCACCGTTGCCGCCAAGTTGCGTGGGCCGGATGGTGCGCAGGCGCTGGTGTTGTTCCGGCGTAAAGGTAAGCGGGCATTCGAGGCAGAAAAGTGA